One Solanum pennellii chromosome 10, SPENNV200 genomic region harbors:
- the LOC107001292 gene encoding uncharacterized protein LOC107001292, which produces MAEYEACILGLKMAIDMNVHELLVIGDSYLLIHQVQGEWAVKNPKITPHTPRTQNELADALATIASMIKHLDTYYIDPLDMELKNHPVLCSYVEAEPDNLPWYFYIEKYLEIGIYLENATSNQKKLIHRMTLNFFLTGELLYRRTPDLGLIRYIDVSEAVKLIEQIHAEICGTHMNGLTLVRISFEPVNFG; this is translated from the exons ATGGCCGAATATGAAGCATGCATTCTTGGATTGAAGATGGCCATCGATATGAATGTTCATGAACTTCTAGTTATCGGAGATTCATATTTGTTGATTCATcaggttcaaggagaatgggccgTGAAAAACCCGAAGATCACACC ACACACTCCCAGAACACAGAATGAGTTAGCCGATGCTCTTGCCACTATCGCTTCAATGATTAAACATCTGGATACTTATTATATTGATCCCCTAGATATGGAGCTGAAAAACCATCCAGTCCTTTGTTCTTATGTTGAAGCAGAACCAGACAATTTACCATGGTATTTTTATATAGAGAAGTACTTAGAGATCGGGATTTATCTTGAGAATGCAACATCCAACCAGAAGAAGTTGATACACCGTATGACCCTCAATTTCTTTCTAACTGGAGAACtcctttataggaggactcctGATTTAGGTCTTATCAGATATATTGATGTTTCCGAAGCTGTGAAGCTTATTGAACAAATACACGCCGAAATTTGCGGCACGCACATGAATGGACTCACTTTGGTGAGGATATCCTTTGAGCCGGTTAATTTTGGATGA